In Sphingobacteriaceae bacterium, one genomic interval encodes:
- a CDS encoding DUF2851 family protein translates to MREIDEEKLQNIWELGLLKPGTYYSVNNKEIRILNPGVRNKDSGPDFFNAKIQVDGITLVGNIEIHVNSKDWLYHGHDDDPSYDKLILHVVYHCNGEIQQNTQNQVEVLEIKKYLPDIAQNTNQNRGLACRNFQPNISETESKIFLNELLSTRFEEKLKETNRIFLRTGKNTAETFYILLVKNFGCRINDLPFEMIADILPLKLMLRYRTDFVKIKSLLFGVAGLLPNMKDEKERKILEKEFFHLKHKHQLNSLQPGILKTARFRPGNSPLIKLHQLAVLIHLQEELFFNPQNLNSIEKITACLGTQELKLSKDFIENLIINSIIPFLYFKFSTGNKDLTYDQLIQLIKSCRFEQNHKTKFFTFLSGQSAADSQAMLFLYDHLCSKKKCMQCKIGNSILKEETIVYH, encoded by the coding sequence ATGCGTGAAATTGATGAAGAAAAATTACAAAATATTTGGGAGCTAGGATTATTAAAACCGGGAACATACTATTCGGTGAATAATAAAGAAATTCGGATACTTAATCCGGGTGTGCGAAATAAGGACTCCGGGCCCGATTTTTTTAATGCAAAAATACAAGTAGATGGTATAACCCTGGTCGGGAATATTGAAATTCATGTGAACAGTAAAGATTGGTTGTATCATGGGCATGATGATGACCCTAGTTATGACAAATTAATTTTACATGTAGTTTATCATTGCAACGGCGAAATTCAACAGAATACCCAAAATCAAGTGGAAGTACTTGAAATAAAAAAATATTTGCCGGATATTGCGCAAAACACAAATCAAAATCGGGGACTAGCCTGTAGGAATTTTCAGCCCAATATTTCAGAAACGGAATCGAAAATATTTTTAAATGAATTATTAAGCACAAGATTTGAAGAGAAATTAAAAGAAACAAATCGTATTTTTTTAAGAACAGGGAAAAATACGGCAGAAACATTTTATATTTTACTGGTTAAAAACTTCGGTTGCAGAATTAATGATTTACCTTTTGAAATGATTGCCGATATTCTCCCGTTAAAACTAATGTTAAGGTATAGGACAGACTTTGTAAAAATTAAATCGCTTTTGTTTGGGGTGGCAGGTCTATTGCCGAACATGAAAGATGAAAAGGAAAGAAAAATATTAGAAAAAGAATTTTTTCATTTGAAACATAAACACCAATTGAATTCACTTCAACCCGGCATTTTAAAAACTGCGAGGTTTCGTCCTGGTAATTCTCCTTTAATAAAGTTGCATCAATTGGCGGTTTTAATACATCTACAAGAAGAATTATTTTTTAATCCCCAAAACCTAAACTCCATAGAAAAAATTACAGCGTGTTTAGGCACGCAAGAATTAAAACTCAGTAAAGATTTTATTGAAAATCTTATTATAAACAGCATCATTCCTTTTTTGTATTTTAAATTTTCAACCGGAAACAAAGATTTGACTTATGATCAGTTAATACAATTAATAAAAAGTTGCCGATTTGAGCAAAATCACAAAACAAAATTTTTCACTTTTTTGTCCGGACAAAGTGCGGCGGATAGTCAGGCTATGCTATTTCTTTATGATCATTTATGTTCCAAAAAAAAGTGCATGCAATGTAAGATTGGTAACTCCATTTTGAAGGAAGAGACAATAGTTTACCATTAA
- a CDS encoding YdcF family protein, whose product MGFMFFYVSKILAFLISPLTWVILLLLYSFKTKITSRKPKLILASLLILYLCSNSFLVDELFRAWEPVTEDYDLQKKKYDGAIVLGGIGSIDKRLQKINFGESADRLLQILPYYYNGRIKRIIFTGGSGSIEFPENKEALYVRNYLKRIRFPDSALVIEYQSKNTYENAVFTKKLIDSLQIDGTYLLVTSAYHMPRSLAVFKKAGYKNIIPYITNKNSGIRRYTFDHLFIPNADALFSLNYLIHEWVGYVVYKMKGYA is encoded by the coding sequence TTGGGTTTCATGTTCTTCTATGTTTCTAAAATACTGGCCTTTTTAATTTCCCCGTTAACCTGGGTTATTTTACTATTGCTGTATTCCTTTAAAACAAAAATTACAAGCAGAAAACCCAAATTAATTTTAGCTTCTTTATTAATTCTCTATTTGTGCAGTAATTCTTTTTTAGTGGATGAATTATTCAGAGCCTGGGAACCGGTAACAGAAGATTATGATTTACAAAAAAAAAAATACGACGGGGCCATTGTGCTAGGCGGAATTGGCTCCATTGATAAAAGATTGCAAAAAATAAATTTTGGAGAAAGTGCTGATCGTTTATTGCAGATACTCCCTTATTATTACAACGGAAGAATAAAGCGAATTATTTTTACAGGAGGATCAGGAAGCATAGAGTTTCCGGAAAACAAAGAAGCCCTTTATGTGAGAAATTATTTAAAACGCATTCGTTTTCCGGATTCGGCATTAGTGATAGAATATCAAAGTAAAAACACGTATGAAAATGCGGTGTTTACCAAAAAATTAATAGATAGTTTACAAATTGACGGTACTTATTTATTGGTAACCTCCGCCTATCACATGCCACGTTCCTTGGCGGTCTTTAAAAAAGCAGGTTACAAAAATATTATACCTTATATTACTAATAAAAACAGTGGGATAAGGCGGTACACCTTTGATCATTTATTTATACCTAATGCCGATGCTTTATTTAGCTTAAATTATTTAATACATGAATGGGTAGGATATGTAGTTTATAAAATGAAAGGATATGCGTGA
- the accC gene encoding acetyl-CoA carboxylase biotin carboxylase subunit: MKKILIANRGEIALRIMKSAREMGIKTVAIFSEADRNAPFVRYADEAVCVGPPPSAQSYLQGDKIIDICKELGVDAIHPGYGFLSENADFARKVKKAGITFIGPSAESMDLMGDKLSAKATAKKMNVPMIPGSDGAISDIQEAVRVAKEVGFPLLIKASAGGGGKGMRLVEKESEIEEQMKLAISEAISAFGNGAVFIERYASGPRHIEIQVLADNHGNCVYLFERECSIQRRHQKVIEEAPSSVLTEELREKMGKCAVDVCKACNYSGAGTVEFLVDDKLNFYFLEMNTRLQVEHPVTEMITGLDLVKEQIKVARNEKLSFTQKDLKINGHAIEVRVCAEDPSNNFLPDIGKLVVYKTPSGPGVRVDDGFEEGMDIPIYYDPMIAKLVVHGKDRKDAIDKMLRAINDYKIIGVETTLDFCKFVLHHKAFISGDFDTGFIKNFFTPELLYPKQEELNLVAALAASIIQNQSTQKPALAENGAVKKSKWKERRLE, from the coding sequence ATGAAGAAAATTTTAATAGCAAACCGAGGCGAAATTGCTTTACGTATTATGAAAAGCGCTCGCGAAATGGGAATAAAAACAGTAGCCATTTTTTCGGAGGCCGATCGTAATGCGCCATTTGTGCGCTATGCCGATGAGGCCGTTTGTGTTGGTCCACCTCCTAGCGCACAGTCCTACCTTCAAGGGGATAAAATAATAGATATCTGCAAGGAATTGGGAGTTGATGCTATACATCCCGGTTACGGCTTTTTAAGTGAGAATGCAGATTTTGCACGTAAAGTAAAAAAAGCAGGAATTACATTTATTGGCCCTAGTGCAGAAAGTATGGATTTGATGGGAGATAAATTAAGCGCAAAAGCAACAGCTAAAAAAATGAATGTTCCTATGATACCCGGCTCAGATGGCGCAATTAGTGATATACAAGAAGCGGTACGAGTTGCCAAAGAAGTTGGTTTTCCCCTACTTATAAAAGCCAGTGCCGGGGGAGGGGGAAAAGGCATGCGCTTAGTAGAAAAAGAAAGCGAAATTGAAGAGCAAATGAAATTGGCCATAAGTGAAGCTATTTCAGCTTTTGGCAATGGGGCCGTTTTTATTGAAAGATATGCAAGTGGACCTCGTCATATTGAAATACAAGTACTGGCCGATAATCACGGAAATTGTGTGTATTTATTCGAACGGGAGTGTAGCATACAGCGACGTCACCAAAAAGTAATTGAAGAGGCACCTAGTTCGGTTTTAACGGAAGAGCTAAGAGAAAAAATGGGCAAATGTGCTGTGGATGTGTGTAAAGCCTGTAACTACAGCGGTGCAGGAACGGTTGAATTTTTAGTAGATGATAAACTAAATTTTTATTTTTTAGAAATGAATACCCGTTTGCAGGTTGAACATCCGGTAACGGAAATGATTACGGGACTCGATCTGGTGAAAGAACAAATAAAAGTGGCGCGCAATGAAAAATTAAGCTTTACACAAAAAGATCTCAAAATTAATGGGCATGCTATTGAAGTGAGGGTTTGTGCGGAAGATCCTTCCAACAATTTTTTACCGGATATCGGAAAATTGGTCGTGTACAAAACTCCTTCAGGGCCCGGAGTTCGCGTAGATGATGGTTTTGAAGAAGGTATGGATATTCCGATTTATTACGACCCCATGATAGCCAAATTGGTAGTGCATGGCAAAGACAGAAAAGATGCGATTGATAAAATGTTGCGCGCCATTAACGATTATAAAATTATAGGCGTAGAAACTACACTTGATTTTTGCAAATTTGTTTTACATCACAAAGCATTTATAAGCGGGGATTTTGATACGGGCTTTATAAAAAATTTCTTCACCCCCGAATTATTGTACCCAAAACAGGAAGAGTTAAATCTGGTAGCAGCCCTCGCCGCATCCATCATTCAAAATCAAAGCACTCAAAAACCCGCCCTCGCTGAAAATGGGGCTGTTAAAAAAAGCAAATGGAAAGAAAGACGCTTAGAATGA
- a CDS encoding DUF4294 domain-containing protein, producing the protein MMWLSSPIFKSCLKTIPVFLILLCPNFNAQNIASDITSTPEYGYRCRAVVEEGDTIPVFDISDIDIYTTYVYKTKYHYEQWTRTKHNVKKVYPYAILAAAKLKEYDKALAKIEDEQMKKVFLKCCERDLRKEFEDELKQMSVSQGKILMKLIDRESGKTTYEIVAQLRGSFQAAMWNALATLFGNNMKVKFDPIEDIMVERAIKLVETGQI; encoded by the coding sequence ATGATGTGGTTAAGCTCACCTATTTTTAAGTCGTGTTTAAAAACAATACCTGTTTTTTTGATTTTGCTTTGTCCTAATTTTAACGCACAAAATATAGCTTCAGATATTACTAGTACACCGGAATATGGATACCGTTGTAGAGCCGTAGTTGAAGAAGGGGATACCATACCTGTGTTCGATATTTCCGATATTGATATTTATACTACTTACGTTTATAAAACGAAATACCATTATGAACAATGGACCAGAACCAAACATAACGTAAAAAAAGTTTATCCTTATGCCATTTTAGCCGCAGCAAAATTGAAAGAATACGATAAGGCCCTGGCGAAAATTGAAGATGAGCAAATGAAAAAAGTATTTTTGAAATGTTGCGAACGAGATTTAAGAAAAGAGTTTGAAGATGAGTTAAAACAAATGAGCGTTTCACAAGGCAAAATTCTCATGAAGCTGATTGATCGGGAAAGTGGAAAAACTACTTATGAAATTGTTGCTCAACTTCGAGGCTCATTTCAGGCGGCCATGTGGAATGCTTTAGCCACTTTGTTTGGCAACAACATGAAAGTAAAATTTGATCCCATAGAAGATATAATGGTGGAAAGAGCGATTAAATTGGTAGAAACGGGACAGATTTAG
- the lpxK gene encoding tetraacyldisaccharide 4'-kinase, with protein MNGYKIILFPFSFLYGLVTGFRNKLFDWGILTQKKFDVHTIGVGNLAVGGAGKTPLVEYLITLVKKEGVKCAALSRGYKRKTKGFVLADDESGVKDVGDEPLMYKLKHQITVAVDASRVSGVKQLLATEFPPKVIILDDVFQHRYIKVGLSIVVSDFGNLYFNDSILPGGRLREYKSGIARADIIVITKTPDNTTPVEIRNVLKDVKPMAHQRVFFSYIKYGELYSLTDPFNKIDTLNDLFRFRIIAFTGIANATPMINYLREYASEVSHLPFNDHHEFIPKDLEDIERYYNSFEGGNKIIVTTEKDMMRLMDESVSHIAKRMNIFVLPIEITFKEKEEEFNNEILKYVRSNRIYHQKYT; from the coding sequence TTGAATGGGTATAAAATAATACTTTTCCCTTTTTCATTTTTGTATGGACTTGTAACCGGTTTCAGAAATAAACTTTTTGATTGGGGAATTTTAACTCAAAAAAAATTTGACGTACATACCATTGGCGTAGGTAATTTGGCCGTTGGCGGAGCAGGCAAAACGCCTTTAGTTGAATATTTAATTACTCTTGTAAAAAAAGAAGGGGTGAAATGCGCAGCACTTAGCAGAGGATATAAACGAAAAACAAAAGGTTTTGTGTTGGCTGATGATGAAAGCGGAGTAAAAGATGTTGGCGACGAGCCCCTCATGTACAAATTGAAACATCAAATTACAGTTGCCGTTGATGCCTCAAGGGTAAGTGGAGTTAAACAATTATTGGCAACAGAATTTCCGCCCAAAGTAATTATACTGGATGATGTTTTTCAGCATAGATATATAAAAGTTGGATTAAGTATTGTTGTGAGCGATTTTGGCAATTTATATTTTAATGATAGTATTTTGCCTGGAGGAAGACTTCGCGAATACAAATCAGGAATAGCACGAGCAGATATTATAGTAATTACAAAAACACCGGATAACACCACTCCCGTTGAGATTAGAAATGTTTTAAAGGACGTAAAACCAATGGCGCACCAACGCGTGTTTTTTTCTTATATAAAATATGGAGAGCTGTATTCTCTAACCGATCCATTTAATAAAATTGACACCTTAAATGATTTATTCCGATTCCGGATCATTGCATTTACAGGAATTGCAAATGCAACACCCATGATCAATTATTTACGTGAATATGCCAGCGAAGTAAGTCACTTACCATTTAATGACCACCATGAGTTTATTCCGAAAGATCTGGAGGATATAGAGCGTTATTATAATAGTTTTGAAGGGGGAAATAAAATTATAGTAACTACTGAAAAAGACATGATGCGATTGATGGATGAAAGTGTGAGTCATATTGCGAAAAGAATGAATATTTTTGTGCTTCCAATTGAAATTACCTTTAAAGAAAAGGAAGAAGAGTTTAATAATGAAATATTAAAATATGTTAGATCAAATAGAATTTACCACCAAAAGTATACTTGA
- a CDS encoding purine-nucleoside phosphorylase: protein MLDQIEFTTKSILEETKNFKPSVGIILGTGLGGLVKEITVEFAIPYNEIPNFPVSTVQGHSGKLIFGDLGGKKVMAMQGRFHFYEGYSMQQITFPVRVMKALGIKTLIVSNASGGMNPNFEVGEIMFINDHINLFPTNPLIGKNEDSLGPRFPDMSEAYKKEYLQLAKQIAIENNIKVSEGVYAGLTGPCFETPAEYRYLWRIGADAVGMSTVPEVIVAKHSGMECFGISIVTDLGVEGIVQTVSHEEVQHIAKMQEPKMSLIVRELIKRL, encoded by the coding sequence ATGTTAGATCAAATAGAATTTACCACCAAAAGTATACTTGAAGAAACCAAAAATTTTAAACCAAGTGTTGGAATTATTTTAGGCACCGGATTAGGGGGATTGGTGAAGGAAATAACTGTAGAGTTTGCTATTCCTTATAATGAAATTCCTAATTTTCCGGTAAGTACAGTTCAAGGTCATAGCGGCAAATTAATTTTCGGGGATTTAGGAGGAAAAAAAGTAATGGCCATGCAGGGCCGCTTTCATTTTTATGAGGGCTATAGCATGCAACAAATTACTTTTCCGGTTCGGGTGATGAAAGCTTTAGGGATAAAAACATTAATTGTTAGTAACGCCAGTGGAGGCATGAACCCTAATTTTGAAGTGGGAGAAATCATGTTCATTAATGATCACATTAATTTGTTTCCAACTAATCCTTTGATTGGAAAAAATGAAGACAGTCTTGGACCGCGTTTTCCGGATATGAGTGAGGCCTATAAAAAAGAGTATTTACAATTGGCAAAACAAATCGCAATTGAAAATAATATAAAAGTAAGTGAAGGTGTGTATGCCGGCTTAACCGGGCCCTGCTTCGAAACGCCTGCAGAATATCGCTATTTGTGGAGAATTGGTGCCGATGCTGTTGGTATGAGTACTGTTCCGGAAGTGATTGTAGCTAAACATTCCGGCATGGAATGCTTTGGTATTAGCATAGTTACAGATTTAGGTGTTGAAGGTATTGTGCAAACCGTTAGTCATGAAGAAGTTCAGCATATTGCTAAAATGCAGGAGCCAAAAATGAGTTTAATTGTTAGGGAACTGATTAAAAGACTATAG
- a CDS encoding Rieske 2Fe-2S domain-containing protein produces the protein MYNSADVFEYLKETLFFNSWQLVADQDNFSETETIIPVTLLEGFLNEHIILIKSKSEELMCLSNVCTHRGNLLVKEKCKLNQLVCKYHGRRFDLKGQFISMPEFKEVCNFPSDEDHLKKLAVFTWGKLIFTSLHPKVEAKEIFGEIQERLHWFPMDKLILQKSKCRDYPIESNWALYCENYLEGFHIPFVHAGLNDVLDFGEYTTELFPYSNLQIGIAKDGDDCFELPESSIDYGKKIAGYYFWAYPNLMLNFYPWGLSVNIVKPTGVNQCKVCYLTYVFEEKENFTGAGGDLHTVEMEDEEIVESVQLGVQSRLYSHGRYSVNREQGTHHFHRLLSESLKAL, from the coding sequence GTGTACAACAGTGCTGACGTATTTGAATATTTAAAAGAAACGCTTTTTTTCAACAGCTGGCAGTTGGTGGCTGACCAAGATAATTTTAGCGAAACTGAAACTATAATTCCTGTTACACTTTTAGAGGGATTTTTAAATGAGCATATTATCTTAATTAAAAGTAAAAGCGAAGAGTTAATGTGCTTAAGCAACGTGTGCACACATCGCGGAAATTTATTGGTGAAAGAAAAATGTAAACTGAATCAATTGGTTTGCAAATACCACGGAAGAAGGTTTGATCTAAAAGGCCAATTCATTTCTATGCCTGAATTTAAGGAAGTTTGCAACTTTCCTTCCGATGAAGATCACTTGAAAAAACTTGCGGTATTTACCTGGGGAAAATTAATATTTACCTCTTTGCATCCAAAAGTGGAAGCCAAAGAAATTTTTGGTGAAATACAGGAACGATTACATTGGTTTCCCATGGATAAGTTAATTCTTCAAAAATCCAAATGCAGAGATTACCCAATTGAAAGTAATTGGGCCCTGTATTGTGAAAACTATCTTGAAGGATTTCACATTCCTTTTGTTCATGCCGGACTAAATGACGTACTTGACTTTGGAGAATACACCACTGAATTATTCCCTTATTCTAATTTACAAATTGGTATAGCTAAAGACGGGGACGATTGTTTTGAACTGCCGGAAAGTTCCATTGACTATGGTAAAAAAATTGCCGGTTATTATTTTTGGGCCTACCCCAATTTAATGCTCAATTTTTACCCTTGGGGCTTATCGGTGAATATTGTTAAACCAACAGGCGTAAACCAATGTAAAGTGTGTTACCTGACTTATGTATTTGAAGAAAAAGAAAATTTTACCGGTGCAGGCGGCGACTTACATACCGTAGAAATGGAAGATGAAGAAATAGTTGAAAGCGTTCAGCTTGGAGTACAATCGAGGTTATATTCTCATGGACGATATTCGGTAAATCGGGAACAGGGGACGCATCATTTTCATCGCTTATTATCAGAAAGTTTAAAAGCTCTATAG
- a CDS encoding twin-arginine translocase TatA/TatE family subunit, whose protein sequence is MSTSLYILFLNLGGGEIVLIVFVILLLFGGKGIPGIAKTLGKGIREFKDATDGIQREIQQGTGGITKQVEEQIQEVKKELDKE, encoded by the coding sequence ATGAGTACTAGTTTATACATATTGTTCTTAAATTTAGGCGGAGGCGAAATTGTACTTATCGTTTTTGTTATTCTATTATTATTCGGGGGTAAAGGTATTCCGGGTATTGCCAAAACACTTGGCAAAGGAATCAGAGAATTTAAAGATGCCACGGATGGTATACAACGAGAAATTCAACAAGGTACCGGCGGAATTACCAAACAGGTAGAAGAACAAATTCAAGAAGTGAAGAAAGAACTAGACAAAGAGTAA